In one window of Bizionia sp. M204 DNA:
- a CDS encoding cell division ATP-binding protein FtsE has protein sequence MQHVLHLKDASIFQGDSLVLSDVNVEINKGDFVYLIGKTGSGKSSFMKTLYGDLQLTKGEGSIVDFDLRNLKEKDIPFLRRKLGVVFQDFKLLTDRTVNENLLFVLKATGWKDKKEMNTRVEEVLDKVDMKTKGFKFPHELSGGEQQRVAIARALLNNPELILADEPTGNLDPQTSVEVMEVLRDINKNGNTILMATHDYALLLKYPSKTLKCDDNQIFEVVQRKA, from the coding sequence ATGCAGCACGTACTTCATCTTAAGGATGCCTCTATATTTCAAGGCGATAGTTTAGTTTTATCTGATGTTAATGTGGAAATTAACAAAGGTGATTTTGTGTATTTAATTGGTAAAACGGGATCTGGCAAAAGTAGTTTTATGAAAACGCTGTATGGTGATTTACAGCTTACTAAAGGTGAAGGCAGTATTGTAGATTTCGATTTACGAAACTTAAAAGAAAAAGACATTCCTTTTTTAAGACGAAAACTAGGTGTCGTTTTTCAAGACTTTAAATTATTAACCGACAGAACGGTAAACGAGAATTTACTATTTGTTTTAAAAGCAACTGGCTGGAAAGACAAAAAGGAAATGAATACACGTGTAGAGGAGGTTTTAGATAAGGTTGACATGAAAACAAAAGGGTTTAAATTCCCTCATGAATTATCCGGTGGCGAACAGCAACGTGTGGCTATTGCACGCGCGCTATTAAACAATCCGGAACTTATTTTAGCTGATGAACCTACCGGGAATTTAGATCCCCAAACTAGTGTGGAAGTCATGGAAGTACTACGTGATATTAATAAAAATGGTAATACCATTTTAATGGCAACTCACGATTATGCGTTACTATTGAAATACCCGAGTAAAACCCTAAAATGTGACGACAATCAGATTTTTGAGGTGGTGCAACGTAAGGCATAA
- a CDS encoding glycosyltransferase family 2 protein has product MLSILIPTYNYNVYPLANKLMEDASRLGIPCELICMDDGSGSDLNTANERINTLPNATFLVSKKNNGRTLTRQLLAKQANNDWLLFLDADVMPKNDDFLKKYMDLISDSNPIIFGGIAYNEKDYQLENSLRFKFGSKREVVSAQKRNKLPYRVVCSANFLTKKNMFLDINALNLNHAYGMDYIFGMTLKTQLIPVKHIDNEVYHLGIDENHNFLAKTKRGLQTLHSRNNDMIILNNQINLLKYYRILKKLRLHNCFGQFMLYLDKPVTSNLVNSKNPSLFLFDLYRLGYFCRLK; this is encoded by the coding sequence ATGCTTTCTATTTTAATTCCAACATATAATTATAATGTATATCCGCTAGCCAATAAGCTAATGGAAGACGCAAGTCGTTTAGGCATTCCATGCGAATTAATTTGTATGGACGATGGTTCTGGTTCGGATTTAAACACAGCCAATGAACGGATTAACACCTTACCCAACGCTACTTTTTTAGTAAGTAAAAAAAACAACGGTAGAACCCTTACCCGTCAACTGCTAGCCAAACAAGCCAATAACGATTGGCTTTTGTTTTTAGATGCTGATGTTATGCCGAAAAATGATGATTTTTTAAAAAAATATATGGATTTGATTAGTGACTCAAATCCCATTATTTTTGGTGGTATTGCCTATAATGAAAAAGATTACCAATTAGAAAACTCACTCCGTTTTAAATTTGGCAGTAAACGCGAAGTTGTAAGTGCTCAAAAGCGCAATAAATTACCATATCGCGTGGTGTGTTCTGCAAATTTCCTAACCAAAAAAAACATGTTTCTGGATATTAACGCGTTAAATTTAAATCACGCTTATGGTATGGATTACATTTTTGGAATGACATTGAAAACACAATTAATTCCTGTAAAACATATTGACAACGAGGTTTATCATTTAGGTATTGATGAAAATCATAACTTTTTAGCTAAAACAAAACGAGGGCTTCAAACGTTACATTCTAGGAACAACGATATGATTATTTTGAATAATCAAATTAATCTTCTAAAATACTATAGAATCTTAAAAAAATTAAGACTTCATAACTGTTTTGGTCAATTTATGTTATATTTAGATAAACCTGTAACGTCAAATTTGGTCAACAGTAAAAACCCAAGTTTGTTTTTATTTGACTTATATAGGTTGGGGTATTTTTGTAGACTTAAATAG
- a CDS encoding FdtA/QdtA family cupin domain-containing protein, with protein MKTTINNVSIVEVPTVSDTRGKLAVIEKDCIPFNIKRVYYLYDVPSDSYRGGHAHKKLYQMLVALSGSFEVHLKDGENERKITLNKPDKGLLIVPGIWREIDNFSSGSVCLVLASEDYDESDYIRDYEAFELFKRR; from the coding sequence ATGAAAACAACTATAAATAACGTTTCAATTGTTGAAGTTCCAACGGTTAGTGATACACGTGGAAAACTTGCCGTAATTGAAAAAGACTGTATTCCATTTAATATAAAAAGAGTCTATTATTTATATGATGTACCAAGCGATTCGTATCGTGGTGGTCATGCACATAAAAAACTATATCAAATGCTTGTTGCCTTAAGTGGTAGTTTTGAAGTACACCTAAAAGATGGTGAAAATGAACGTAAAATCACCTTAAATAAACCAGATAAAGGCTTATTAATAGTTCCGGGAATTTGGCGTGAAATTGATAATTTTTCTTCAGGATCGGTCTGCTTGGTTTTAGCTTCAGAAGATTATGATGAAAGCGATTATATTCGAGATTATGAAGCGTTTGAACTATTTAAAAGGCGATAA
- a CDS encoding tetratricopeptide repeat protein produces the protein MLKKTVLLLIFLLGILLKSHAQQSEAYTNHLVDYQKALTLYNNSQYQAAQSLFKELKKTADNDEIIADCDYYVANCAVRLNQQNADKLIEDFVENHPTSTKRNSAFLDVADYYFTNGKYAYAKKWYDRVDENSLSRSERDKFSFNMGYVAFATKDYKTARNYLSRIENSKEYGSQAKYYIGFMAYESDDYQEANTYFDQVSDQEKYKEKLSYYQADLNFKLGNFDEAIKLAKAQLPKSNRVEISELNKIIGESYFNQQKYAEALPYLSEYQGKNGKWNNTDYYQLGYAYYKQGDFEKAISEFNKIIDGNNSVAQNAYYHLGESYIKLNKKQEALNAFRNASQMDFDLKIQEDAWLNYAKISYEIGNPYQSVPQVLTTYLETYPNSTYKEEIELLLIDSYITSKNYQEALKLLEGKRSFASKEAYQKVTFYRGLELYNEGNYQEAKALFNKSIKEAINETYTTRATFWKAETDYNLTNYDDALIGFKQFQQSNTAATTPEYKNSDYNIAYTYFKQKNYTKSSEFFNKFLQGTDLDPVRLNDTYLRLGDAHFVSSNYSAAIAAYDKAVKMNKVDADYAFFQKTLSEGYEGKSSHKISGLEEFIQIYPNSTLRDDAMYELGNSYIKANQTVEAMKMYDRLARENPRSTFVPKALLRQGLVHYNASRNNEALDKFKTVATNYPNTAEANQAVSTVRLIYIDLGRVNEYAAWVQTLDYVAVSDADLDNATYESAEKKYLDNKTDDAIKQFNGYLNQFPKGLHNLKAHFYVAQLYFKTDLKENAAPHYQVVISATPSEFTEEALSRLSQIHLDSKNWSAAIPVLKRLETEARFPQNVVYAQSNLMKANYQLNKYNDAVGYAEKVLQQSKIDNRITSDAYVIIARSAMKTNDETRAKTAYAEVEKTASGETAAEAFYFKAYFENKAGNHEASNITVQKLAKDFSGYKKYSAKGLVLMAKNYYALNDAFQATYILESVIENFKDYDDVVTEAQNELTKIKSEQAKTNASVQEQDPAGN, from the coding sequence ATGTTGAAAAAAACGGTTCTTTTACTCATATTCTTATTAGGAATTCTTCTAAAAAGTCATGCCCAGCAATCCGAGGCTTACACCAATCATTTAGTGGATTATCAAAAAGCACTGACTTTATATAACAATAGTCAATATCAAGCAGCACAATCCTTATTTAAGGAGTTAAAAAAAACAGCAGACAATGATGAAATTATTGCTGATTGCGATTATTACGTGGCTAATTGTGCTGTTCGTTTAAACCAACAAAATGCCGATAAACTTATTGAAGATTTTGTTGAAAATCATCCAACAAGCACCAAGCGAAATTCGGCTTTTTTAGATGTAGCCGACTATTACTTTACTAATGGAAAATATGCGTATGCCAAAAAATGGTATGATCGTGTAGATGAAAATAGTTTGTCTAGAAGCGAACGTGATAAGTTTAGTTTCAATATGGGCTATGTAGCCTTTGCAACCAAGGATTATAAAACGGCTAGAAACTATTTGTCGCGTATTGAAAACTCCAAAGAATATGGCTCTCAAGCTAAATATTACATTGGGTTTATGGCTTACGAAAGTGATGATTATCAGGAAGCAAATACCTATTTTGATCAAGTTAGTGATCAAGAAAAATACAAAGAAAAACTGTCTTATTATCAAGCAGATTTAAATTTTAAATTAGGGAATTTTGACGAAGCTATTAAACTTGCCAAAGCCCAATTGCCAAAAAGCAACCGAGTTGAAATTTCAGAGCTCAATAAAATTATAGGTGAAAGCTATTTCAACCAGCAAAAATATGCGGAAGCCCTTCCTTATTTATCCGAATACCAAGGTAAAAATGGCAAATGGAATAATACGGATTACTATCAATTAGGTTATGCGTATTACAAACAAGGCGATTTTGAAAAAGCTATTTCAGAATTCAATAAAATTATTGACGGTAATAATAGTGTGGCGCAAAATGCCTATTACCATTTAGGAGAAAGCTATATCAAATTAAATAAAAAACAAGAGGCTTTAAATGCGTTCCGAAATGCATCACAAATGGATTTCGATTTAAAGATTCAAGAAGATGCTTGGTTGAACTATGCCAAAATTAGTTACGAAATTGGTAATCCCTATCAATCCGTTCCGCAGGTGTTGACAACCTATTTGGAAACCTATCCAAATTCAACCTATAAAGAGGAAATTGAATTGCTTTTAATTGATTCTTATATCACCTCCAAAAATTATCAAGAAGCTTTAAAGTTATTAGAAGGGAAACGCAGTTTTGCCAGTAAGGAAGCCTATCAGAAAGTGACTTTTTATCGTGGATTGGAATTGTACAATGAAGGGAATTATCAAGAAGCAAAAGCACTTTTTAATAAATCTATTAAAGAAGCTATCAACGAAACATACACCACGCGTGCGACCTTTTGGAAAGCAGAAACCGACTATAATTTAACGAATTACGATGATGCTTTAATTGGTTTCAAACAATTTCAACAATCCAATACGGCAGCGACAACGCCCGAATATAAAAACAGTGATTATAACATAGCTTATACCTATTTCAAGCAAAAGAACTACACAAAATCCAGCGAGTTTTTTAATAAGTTTCTCCAAGGAACTGATTTAGATCCCGTGCGTTTAAACGATACGTATTTACGTTTGGGTGATGCGCATTTTGTGTCTAGTAATTATAGTGCTGCTATTGCTGCCTATGATAAAGCTGTAAAAATGAATAAGGTGGATGCCGATTATGCCTTTTTCCAAAAAACATTAAGTGAAGGTTATGAAGGTAAATCTTCCCATAAAATAAGTGGTTTAGAAGAATTTATTCAGATATATCCAAACTCTACACTTCGGGATGATGCCATGTACGAGCTTGGTAATTCCTATATCAAAGCTAATCAAACGGTGGAAGCCATGAAAATGTACGATCGTTTGGCTCGTGAAAATCCGAGAAGCACCTTCGTGCCTAAAGCCTTATTGCGTCAAGGTTTAGTGCATTATAATGCCAGTAGAAATAACGAAGCACTCGATAAATTTAAAACTGTAGCAACCAATTATCCAAATACAGCTGAAGCCAATCAAGCGGTTTCAACCGTCAGATTAATTTATATTGATTTAGGTCGCGTCAACGAATATGCAGCTTGGGTACAAACGCTAGATTATGTAGCTGTTTCTGATGCCGATTTAGATAATGCCACGTACGAGTCTGCCGAAAAGAAATATTTAGATAACAAAACGGACGATGCCATTAAGCAATTTAATGGGTATTTAAATCAGTTTCCAAAGGGACTTCATAATTTGAAAGCGCATTTTTATGTTGCACAGTTATACTTTAAAACCGATTTAAAAGAAAATGCGGCGCCACATTACCAAGTGGTTATTAGTGCAACGCCAAGTGAGTTTACAGAGGAAGCTTTATCTAGATTATCACAAATTCATTTAGATTCTAAAAATTGGTCAGCTGCCATTCCTGTGCTGAAGCGTTTGGAAACCGAAGCCCGTTTTCCACAGAATGTCGTGTATGCGCAATCCAATTTAATGAAAGCCAATTATCAATTAAATAAATATAATGACGCCGTTGGGTATGCTGAAAAGGTGTTGCAGCAATCAAAAATTGATAATAGAATTACCAGTGATGCTTATGTTATTATTGCACGTTCTGCCATGAAAACAAACGATGAAACACGTGCTAAAACGGCTTATGCCGAAGTAGAAAAAACAGCATCTGGAGAAACAGCCGCGGAAGCATTTTATTTCAAAGCGTATTTTGAAAATAAAGCGGGAAATCATGAAGCGTCTAATATTACGGTTCAAAAATTAGCCAAGGATTTTTCAGGTTATAAAAAGTATAGTGCCAAAGGTTTGGTGCTTATGGCTAAAAATTATTATGCCTTAAATGATGCCTTTCAAGCCACCTATATTTTAGAAAGCGTTATTGAAAATTTCAAAGACTATGACGATGTGGTTACGGAAGCTCAAAATGAATTAACCAAAATTAAATCAGAGCAAGCCAAAACAAACGCATCCGTACAAGAACAAGATCCAGCAGGAAACTAA
- a CDS encoding glycosyltransferase family A protein, whose protein sequence is MNNLTTSSNPLFSIIIPLYNKANFVKSTIAQVLNQRFQNFEIIVINDGSTDASLDVVQNIKNDKISIFTTKNQGVSAARNFGVSKARTDYMVFLDADDSWLPNHLENLKNLLDAFPDCGLYCTGYAKKIKSHVYPASFNKVPNDVNWYGIIPDYFESSITNAIAWTSASMVPKSVLLELKGFDEGITFGAGEDTDLWIRIALKYPVAFNNDVTAIHNLHAENRISNTKTDLRTFIDLDKYDSFAKNHPSLKTYLDINRFSIGIKYRLNGQHVLAESYFQKIDPNSLNSKQRMLIKKNQQTLIVLKYLQKNLRKWRINLSPFK, encoded by the coding sequence TTGAATAATTTAACAACTTCTTCAAACCCACTTTTTTCAATTATAATTCCGCTTTATAACAAGGCTAATTTTGTAAAAAGCACCATTGCTCAGGTTTTAAATCAACGTTTTCAAAATTTTGAAATTATTGTGATTAATGACGGGTCAACAGATGCCAGTTTAGACGTTGTTCAAAATATTAAAAACGACAAAATCTCTATTTTCACCACAAAAAACCAAGGTGTATCAGCTGCTAGGAATTTTGGTGTTTCTAAAGCAAGAACTGATTATATGGTGTTTTTAGACGCCGATGATTCATGGCTTCCAAATCATTTAGAAAACTTAAAAAACTTATTAGATGCGTTTCCAGACTGTGGTTTATATTGCACAGGTTATGCTAAAAAAATAAAATCGCATGTGTACCCAGCGTCTTTTAATAAGGTTCCAAATGACGTAAATTGGTACGGAATTATACCCGATTATTTTGAATCGAGTATAACCAATGCTATAGCATGGACTTCTGCCAGCATGGTTCCTAAAAGTGTGTTGCTCGAATTAAAGGGTTTTGATGAAGGCATTACATTTGGCGCTGGTGAAGACACAGATCTATGGATCCGTATTGCCTTGAAGTATCCTGTAGCTTTTAATAATGACGTAACAGCCATACATAATCTTCATGCAGAAAATAGAATTTCTAATACAAAAACAGATTTACGCACCTTTATAGATTTAGATAAGTATGACAGTTTTGCCAAAAACCACCCTTCTTTAAAAACGTATTTAGATATAAATAGATTTTCAATTGGAATTAAATACCGTTTAAATGGGCAGCATGTTTTGGCTGAATCCTACTTCCAGAAGATTGACCCCAATAGCTTGAATAGCAAACAACGTATGTTAATAAAGAAGAATCAACAAACCTTAATTGTTTTAAAATACCTTCAAAAAAATTTAAGAAAATGGCGAATTAATTTATCGCCTTTTAAATAG